In Bacillus cytotoxicus NVH 391-98, the following are encoded in one genomic region:
- a CDS encoding phage tail spike protein yields MKMNGILHVVDFKTEQIVAAIQPKDYWDDIRHWELKNNIDTLQFTTFDGTDQAITLQQQNLVLKQVRDGRIVPYVISNEVEKDSKDRSVTVHAAGAWVLLAKAGIIKPQKIESKTLDEFVDMALAGTKWKRGRTEYAGFHTMTIDEFIDPLTFLKKIASLFGLEIQYRVEVVGSQVVAWYVDMVKKRGRETGKEVMIGKDLVSVRRIEHSRDICTALVGFVRGEGDKLITVESINNGLPYITDSDAFQRWSENGQHKFGFYTPETEEQNMDPKRLMTLMETEFKKRVNTSVSYEVEAADISKVFGLSHEEISEGDMIRIKDTGFTPKLYLEARAIVGDESFTDPTQNKYTFGDYREIVDQNEELRKLYNKILGSLGSKANKELLEQLEKVVEESKKTIELARKESEAAKTLAEKVQQNLKNYQTTIIESVNPPKTGLEDGKTLWLDISNGKPGILKLWKNGNWEPVVPDIKSVKQETLEQVNKDIESTKKELDKKVQAVQNEATGQYNEVKESLEGVSRTISNVKNEQGNISKKVTQIEQTADGFKTSIEELNKKDNEISNKLNTVESTVEGTKQTIANIQSTTDGLTKTTNEIKQTATSNTQLISQVTNRLDNLKVGGRNLLLNSTFENGMANWTVVANVSVDTTVKYKGFNTLKSDQRGETTFRYRGAEQKNVPFTIGEPYTASFYVMTDDINTFDNILRIEIICERDDNTSTAIFRTDIDIKNLGNNNWGRYSATGIIPKETTKVRVACRVFKNGRVWIALPQFEEGNIMTDWRRADKDQVSTVDFTKKTTEIETSVNGIKETITKVENTQTSFDKRVTNVEKTSDVINQSVSKLQETQTQQGKAISEAQAIIKQHSDELALSVKMKDVEDYVGGIGATNELLNTRFKQGTKYFYSAVPISVDANETHKGDSSLKLSVSGNTDNAFRNITSMRVPVTPGENVVVSAYFKVKDWTEHEKKMIRMVAIFWKKDGTQFTAGVNDFTFPADTWVRQEFTKVAPAEAVEVALRAYVIRNGTFWMAHPMLQKAVRASSYIENPADMVDKDKIMEELADKVATEQYTKKVTELERKISANEKGVEIISEKHETFLNDTFDAYVKEVGSKLQVLDEGILAQVKKGNIIAAINLSAEKLKIKVDLIDLVGKVKAEWITAGLLQGTTVKTSNTNEHIHMKNQVLQFVNQGRAKIVIGFENEKQSKTSNPYIVIGEGDGTGRNLGSIYKDAKGVYYRFIDKNGAESNMRMTDRGDLGLTAQSSMWLKSAGVLNLDGDHVTIHHNDYEIAEFRTPTYGNDCDIILGNHIIRSSKVSGYDKLLQIKNRAGNEFRGIEVSEVTAHGGVRSETNLWAEQNSYAMQHINRSTEKIKTSIHDLPFSPLEKVRELKVKQYFLKRDMYELYQMRMNKPEDKAEPYTIRDIETQFGFIAEETDDIFTTPEKDGIKLYSTLSILTAAVQELEMKYDEKIQTIEEQHKAEMEEMNRRIEVLEQLLVDKLVKSDQQ; encoded by the coding sequence ATGAAGATGAACGGAATTTTACATGTCGTAGACTTTAAAACCGAACAAATTGTAGCAGCTATTCAACCAAAAGATTATTGGGACGATATTCGTCACTGGGAACTCAAAAATAATATAGATACGTTACAATTCACTACATTTGATGGAACAGACCAAGCGATAACTTTACAACAACAAAATTTAGTATTGAAGCAAGTTCGAGACGGTCGCATTGTTCCATACGTGATTTCGAATGAAGTTGAAAAGGATTCAAAAGACAGGTCTGTTACTGTGCATGCAGCCGGTGCATGGGTCTTGTTAGCGAAGGCTGGAATTATTAAACCGCAAAAGATTGAATCGAAAACACTTGATGAATTTGTAGACATGGCATTAGCGGGAACGAAATGGAAGCGGGGACGTACTGAATACGCAGGCTTCCACACGATGACCATTGACGAGTTTATTGACCCTCTTACATTTTTAAAGAAAATCGCTTCTTTATTCGGGTTGGAAATCCAATACCGAGTTGAAGTAGTTGGCTCTCAAGTAGTTGCCTGGTATGTCGACATGGTCAAAAAGCGTGGTCGTGAAACTGGTAAAGAGGTAATGATCGGCAAAGATTTAGTTAGTGTGAGACGTATTGAACATTCACGTGATATTTGTACAGCTTTAGTTGGTTTTGTAAGAGGTGAGGGAGACAAATTGATTACAGTTGAATCAATTAATAATGGACTCCCTTACATCACAGACTCGGACGCTTTTCAGCGTTGGAGCGAGAATGGACAACATAAATTTGGGTTCTATACTCCAGAGACAGAAGAACAGAACATGGATCCAAAACGTCTTATGACTCTCATGGAAACAGAGTTTAAAAAACGTGTGAATACGTCTGTATCATACGAAGTAGAAGCGGCGGACATTTCGAAAGTATTTGGATTGTCACATGAAGAAATTAGCGAAGGCGACATGATTCGAATTAAAGATACAGGGTTTACACCAAAACTGTATCTTGAAGCAAGAGCGATTGTTGGTGACGAATCTTTCACAGACCCTACACAAAATAAATATACATTTGGTGACTACCGTGAGATTGTAGACCAAAACGAAGAATTAAGGAAGTTATACAATAAAATTCTTGGTTCTTTAGGAAGTAAAGCGAATAAAGAACTGTTAGAACAGCTTGAAAAAGTTGTAGAAGAAAGTAAAAAGACCATTGAGCTTGCACGTAAAGAATCAGAAGCGGCAAAAACATTAGCGGAAAAAGTACAACAAAACTTAAAAAACTATCAAACAACGATTATTGAAAGCGTAAATCCACCGAAAACAGGGTTAGAAGATGGTAAAACACTATGGCTGGATATCAGTAACGGTAAGCCCGGTATTCTCAAATTGTGGAAGAATGGCAACTGGGAACCAGTTGTTCCAGACATCAAATCAGTGAAGCAAGAAACACTTGAGCAAGTGAATAAAGATATTGAATCTACAAAAAAAGAGCTAGATAAAAAAGTACAAGCTGTTCAGAATGAAGCGACAGGACAGTATAACGAAGTAAAAGAAAGTCTTGAGGGTGTTAGTAGAACGATATCTAATGTAAAAAACGAACAAGGTAACATTAGTAAGAAAGTAACGCAAATCGAGCAAACCGCTGATGGATTCAAAACTTCTATTGAAGAGTTAAACAAGAAGGATAATGAAATTAGCAATAAACTAAATACAGTTGAGTCCACTGTGGAAGGAACGAAGCAGACTATTGCTAATATCCAGTCCACAACAGACGGACTTACAAAGACGACAAATGAGATTAAGCAAACTGCTACTTCTAATACACAATTAATTAGTCAAGTCACAAATCGCTTAGATAACTTAAAGGTAGGTGGACGCAACTTACTTTTAAATTCTACGTTTGAAAATGGAATGGCTAACTGGACAGTAGTAGCAAACGTATCAGTTGATACAACTGTAAAATATAAAGGTTTCAATACATTAAAATCTGACCAACGAGGCGAAACAACTTTTCGTTATCGCGGGGCAGAGCAAAAGAATGTACCTTTTACAATCGGAGAACCTTACACAGCTTCCTTCTATGTAATGACGGATGATATCAATACATTTGATAATATTCTTCGAATTGAGATTATTTGCGAAAGAGACGACAACACCAGCACAGCAATATTTCGTACCGATATTGATATTAAAAATTTAGGAAATAATAACTGGGGCAGATACAGTGCTACAGGTATTATTCCTAAAGAAACAACTAAAGTACGTGTTGCTTGTCGTGTGTTTAAAAATGGGCGTGTATGGATTGCCTTGCCGCAATTCGAAGAAGGCAACATTATGACGGACTGGCGTCGCGCTGATAAAGACCAAGTTTCTACTGTAGATTTCACCAAAAAAACAACAGAAATAGAAACAAGCGTAAATGGCATCAAAGAAACCATAACAAAAGTAGAAAACACGCAAACTTCGTTTGATAAACGTGTAACAAATGTTGAAAAGACCTCGGATGTTATCAATCAAAGTGTATCTAAACTTCAAGAAACGCAAACACAGCAAGGAAAAGCGATATCCGAAGCACAGGCGATAATCAAACAACATTCTGATGAACTTGCGTTGTCGGTAAAAATGAAAGATGTCGAGGATTATGTGGGTGGCATTGGGGCAACAAATGAACTTCTTAATACTCGTTTCAAACAGGGGACAAAGTATTTTTATAGTGCGGTGCCGATTTCTGTCGATGCAAACGAAACGCATAAAGGCGATTCGTCTTTAAAGTTATCTGTTAGCGGTAATACGGATAATGCATTTCGTAACATAACATCTATGAGAGTTCCTGTTACTCCTGGTGAAAATGTAGTTGTATCGGCGTATTTTAAAGTCAAAGATTGGACAGAACATGAAAAGAAAATGATACGTATGGTCGCCATCTTTTGGAAAAAAGATGGGACTCAATTTACAGCTGGGGTCAATGATTTTACTTTTCCAGCTGATACATGGGTGAGACAAGAATTTACTAAAGTAGCTCCCGCTGAAGCTGTTGAAGTTGCCCTTAGAGCTTATGTGATTCGTAACGGTACTTTTTGGATGGCTCACCCGATGCTGCAAAAAGCGGTGAGAGCAAGTTCTTATATTGAAAATCCAGCAGATATGGTCGACAAAGATAAAATCATGGAAGAGTTGGCTGACAAAGTAGCAACTGAACAATATACCAAAAAAGTAACAGAATTAGAAAGAAAGATTTCAGCGAATGAAAAAGGCGTTGAAATTATATCTGAAAAACACGAAACCTTTTTGAATGATACTTTCGACGCTTATGTCAAAGAAGTGGGGTCTAAGTTACAAGTATTAGACGAGGGCATTCTAGCTCAAGTGAAAAAAGGTAATATTATCGCAGCTATCAATCTGTCAGCAGAGAAGCTCAAAATTAAAGTTGATCTAATTGATCTGGTAGGTAAAGTAAAAGCAGAGTGGATTACAGCCGGGTTGTTGCAAGGTACGACGGTCAAAACAAGTAATACCAATGAGCATATTCATATGAAAAACCAAGTATTACAGTTCGTGAATCAAGGACGAGCGAAAATTGTAATTGGTTTTGAAAACGAGAAACAGAGTAAGACGTCCAATCCGTATATCGTGATTGGTGAAGGTGATGGTACAGGAAGAAATTTAGGAAGTATCTACAAAGATGCAAAAGGTGTTTACTATCGTTTTATCGATAAAAATGGTGCAGAAAGTAACATGCGTATGACCGATCGTGGCGATTTAGGGCTGACCGCGCAATCGAGCATGTGGCTCAAATCAGCCGGGGTGCTGAATCTTGACGGTGATCACGTTACAATTCATCACAATGATTACGAAATTGCTGAATTTAGAACGCCGACATATGGCAATGATTGCGACATTATATTAGGAAATCATATAATTCGTTCATCTAAAGTGAGCGGCTATGATAAGTTATTGCAAATCAAGAATCGGGCTGGTAATGAATTTCGTGGTATAGAAGTTTCAGAGGTGACCGCACATGGTGGTGTTCGTTCCGAGACGAATTTATGGGCTGAGCAAAATTCTTATGCAATGCAACATATCAATAGATCAACTGAAAAAATAAAAACATCTATTCACGATTTACCGTTTTCGCCTTTAGAAAAAGTTCGAGAGCTTAAAGTGAAGCAATATTTTCTAAAACGAGATATGTATGAGTTGTACCAAATGCGGATGAACAAACCTGAAGATAAAGCTGAGCCGTATACAATTCGAGATATTGAGACTCAATTTGGATTCATTGCAGAAGAAACAGACGACATTTTTACTACACCAGAGAAGGACGGAATTAAACTATATTCTACACTCTCTATTCTTACCGCAGCAGTTCAAGAACTGGAGATGAAATACGATGAAAAGATTCAAACAATAGAAGAACAGCATAAAGCGGAAATGGAAGAAATGAATCGTAGAATAGAAGTGTTAGAACAATTATTAGTCGATAAATTAGTGAAATCAGATCAGCAATAA
- a CDS encoding distal tail protein Dit → MTCDLSFFSFNGKRHDKVIPLQGVKRPAWAPLERTFLEVPHYPGGRLIRTQTKMRKVLVPVDLLYDSLEEAEKLKEEIADWLITDQPQELIFDDEKDRTYLAVIDESFDLDQLMNLGEGTLTFVCSMPYKLGKVQTHQFERNWTTEITSYFTNKGSVEAPALIKVDIENPSTFLDVWYGSYPNDRNYFRIGYPLTVEEKTVQERERVMWDEMSTTVGWTPVSQFDDMKGTGSFKVRDGYALYCEDYGQERGFHGAIAKKNIPVGPLQDFEMEAWVRLKSTNIGQMGRVEVLLLDEASNIVTRINMNDLYWDAELTKAHAKVGNVGTPGSLRKLVDTSGAHPNTFNQFYGRLRIARRGNEWSVYVARFRDGTEIDDASLVERWIDESGNPMTDRKIAQVMIAIMAWDINDPVSVMQIDDLKIWKVNKVPKNTKPYIFDKGDKVVIDTERSLVTINGKDAINIKDIFSDFPVVIRGDNRVDIMPGDVGAATISFRERYR, encoded by the coding sequence ATGACATGTGATTTAAGTTTCTTTAGTTTTAATGGAAAAAGACATGATAAAGTAATTCCATTGCAGGGAGTTAAGCGCCCTGCATGGGCTCCTTTGGAGCGAACATTCCTCGAAGTCCCTCATTATCCCGGAGGTCGTTTAATACGAACTCAGACCAAAATGCGAAAGGTGCTAGTACCCGTCGACCTACTCTATGATTCTTTAGAAGAAGCTGAGAAGTTAAAGGAAGAAATAGCTGATTGGCTCATTACCGACCAACCCCAAGAACTAATCTTCGACGATGAAAAAGACCGCACTTACCTCGCGGTCATTGATGAATCGTTTGACCTCGACCAACTAATGAACCTCGGCGAAGGAACCCTCACTTTTGTCTGTTCAATGCCCTACAAACTGGGTAAGGTACAGACTCATCAATTCGAAAGAAACTGGACCACAGAAATCACATCGTACTTTACGAACAAAGGTAGTGTAGAAGCACCCGCATTAATTAAAGTTGATATAGAAAATCCAAGCACTTTTTTAGACGTTTGGTATGGTTCGTATCCCAATGATCGTAATTATTTTCGAATTGGTTATCCCCTCACTGTAGAAGAAAAAACAGTACAGGAGCGCGAACGCGTTATGTGGGATGAAATGTCTACCACAGTAGGTTGGACTCCTGTGAGTCAGTTTGATGATATGAAGGGGACAGGCTCTTTCAAAGTACGGGATGGTTACGCGCTTTATTGTGAAGATTACGGACAAGAACGAGGATTCCACGGTGCCATCGCCAAGAAGAATATTCCTGTTGGACCGTTGCAAGACTTTGAGATGGAAGCATGGGTGCGTCTGAAATCGACGAATATTGGACAAATGGGGCGTGTGGAAGTGCTTCTTTTAGATGAAGCAAGCAACATTGTTACACGGATTAACATGAACGACCTTTATTGGGATGCTGAACTGACAAAAGCACATGCGAAGGTTGGAAATGTAGGGACACCAGGTAGTTTACGTAAGTTAGTCGATACAAGCGGCGCTCACCCGAACACATTTAACCAATTTTATGGTCGTCTCAGAATAGCTAGACGAGGAAACGAATGGTCTGTATATGTTGCTAGATTCCGAGATGGAACGGAGATTGACGACGCTTCTCTTGTGGAGCGTTGGATTGATGAGAGTGGAAATCCAATGACAGACAGGAAGATTGCTCAAGTCATGATTGCAATCATGGCATGGGATATAAATGATCCAGTTTCTGTCATGCAGATTGACGATTTAAAGATTTGGAAAGTGAATAAAGTACCTAAAAATACAAAGCCTTACATTTTTGATAAAGGCGATAAAGTGGTTATCGATACTGAGCGAAGCCTTGTAACGATTAATGGTAAAGATGCGATAAATATCAAAGACATTTTCAGTGATTTTCCAGTTGTGATACGTGGTGATAACAGGGTTGATATTATGCCGGGAGATGTAGGCGCAGCAACGATTAGCTTTAGGGAGCGATACAGATAA
- a CDS encoding phage tail tape measure protein, whose protein sequence is MEVFKMFGSVFLRDEKARKGLKDLDSHAAKTSKGMGDKFGSLGGVFGKLGVSISGTVASMVAMTGAVVGVGAAIAGAVSVGMDYTKQMSKVEALSGSTGLQMAELGANARKLGAETRWSATNVAEAYEYMALAGWDSNQMIAASKPLLDLATAGALDLAKASDIVTDTMTPFGMAAEEAGRAADVFAVAQSSANLNVEQLGETMKYAAPQAATFGMDLEQTSAIAMIFANSGIKASMAGTALRAGLSRLAAPPKAAAKALDEMGVSVKNADGTLRPMRDIIADMAPKFNNMANAQQIAAAKAIFGEEAYAGWVQVLKGGVDQFDDFTEKLYTSEGAASVMADVMANNLSGAVDGVKSRAENLGLVIFSHLEPALVGATNGTNSLIKSFTDFLDPSGRAVEAAKLMQSEEQKLAQTKAILQNKVAQGKMSQEEMNAEYAKAQEQMQKNLTVEGMMAQKKEELKSKVEEGKISQEQANKILEQSEVEYQKLANGIEQTKSRQEAFNAALAPLREGVQWISEVTEAIGLMWQAAQGDQTANVEGSNLLTKLGFSPEAVIWVRETVAEVQNGIALIQSLVSGDWGAATNIMDKLGMSPEKKTEIISFAQDVHAEISNFITNVQSLISAASPVIMGIIGATWDFIKGIFETIAPYLMPLLTDVLNFVNGIIEQIASFWKENGEQIVQAVQNAFSIIQSIISVVMPVITAIVKSAWDAIKDIIQGGVNIIMGIIKFFASLLTGDFRGMWDAAKQIFSGAIQFIWGLINLSFVTKILGAAKSLAVSFGSAIRGMWTTVVNYFKEFIKHPVSLVVRMATDIGSAALKITKKLVDPIKNAWDGIKGWLKTIKDGVVNMFKGIHIPVPKVSVNGSLNPMNWVSEGLPSFSIKWAAQGALVKPGMPTVIGVGDAKGYDEAVLPLRDSTLGRIGQEIAQTMPQTTYKQSYDRPIELVVNLDKREIAREIYTDVQKFSQQQEDIRNAF, encoded by the coding sequence ATGGAAGTATTTAAAATGTTTGGCTCAGTCTTTCTTCGAGATGAGAAAGCGCGGAAAGGTTTAAAAGATTTAGATTCTCATGCAGCTAAGACCTCAAAAGGCATGGGAGACAAGTTCGGCAGTTTAGGTGGTGTGTTCGGCAAGTTAGGTGTCTCCATCAGTGGTACTGTTGCATCTATGGTAGCTATGACTGGTGCGGTAGTAGGTGTTGGAGCGGCGATTGCGGGTGCAGTTAGCGTTGGAATGGACTACACTAAGCAAATGTCTAAAGTAGAAGCACTTTCGGGGTCTACAGGTTTACAAATGGCAGAACTCGGCGCTAATGCTCGGAAACTGGGAGCTGAAACGAGATGGTCAGCAACGAATGTTGCCGAAGCATATGAATATATGGCGTTGGCTGGTTGGGATTCTAACCAAATGATTGCAGCAAGTAAACCGTTGTTGGACCTTGCAACAGCGGGAGCTTTAGATTTAGCGAAAGCATCTGACATTGTTACTGATACAATGACACCTTTCGGTATGGCTGCTGAAGAAGCTGGACGTGCGGCCGATGTATTCGCTGTGGCACAGTCAAGCGCCAACCTTAATGTTGAGCAATTAGGAGAAACAATGAAATATGCGGCGCCTCAAGCTGCAACATTTGGTATGGATTTAGAGCAAACTTCAGCAATTGCAATGATTTTCGCTAACTCTGGTATAAAAGCTAGTATGGCAGGTACGGCATTACGAGCAGGTCTTTCGCGTCTAGCCGCACCACCAAAGGCAGCGGCAAAGGCGTTAGACGAAATGGGTGTATCTGTTAAAAACGCAGATGGAACACTACGTCCGATGAGAGATATCATCGCTGATATGGCGCCTAAATTCAATAATATGGCGAACGCACAACAAATCGCAGCAGCAAAGGCTATTTTTGGTGAAGAAGCTTATGCCGGATGGGTACAAGTATTAAAAGGTGGGGTCGATCAATTCGACGACTTCACTGAAAAGTTATATACATCAGAAGGTGCAGCGTCTGTTATGGCTGATGTTATGGCGAACAACTTATCTGGTGCAGTAGATGGAGTAAAATCACGAGCGGAAAACCTTGGCTTAGTTATTTTTTCACATTTAGAACCTGCGTTGGTTGGTGCTACAAATGGTACAAATAGTTTGATTAAGTCATTTACAGATTTTCTTGATCCTTCTGGTAGAGCGGTTGAAGCTGCTAAATTAATGCAATCAGAGGAACAGAAGTTGGCTCAAACAAAAGCTATTTTACAAAATAAAGTTGCTCAAGGGAAAATGAGTCAAGAAGAAATGAACGCCGAGTATGCTAAAGCACAAGAGCAAATGCAAAAGAATCTTACTGTAGAAGGTATGATGGCTCAAAAGAAAGAGGAGCTTAAATCAAAAGTTGAAGAAGGTAAGATAAGCCAAGAACAGGCTAATAAAATTCTTGAACAATCAGAAGTTGAATACCAAAAACTTGCTAATGGCATTGAACAAACAAAAAGTCGTCAAGAAGCATTTAACGCAGCATTAGCGCCCTTACGGGAAGGTGTTCAATGGATTTCTGAAGTTACAGAGGCAATTGGCTTAATGTGGCAAGCGGCGCAAGGAGATCAAACAGCAAATGTAGAAGGCTCAAACCTTCTTACTAAATTAGGGTTTTCACCAGAAGCTGTTATATGGGTACGCGAAACGGTAGCGGAAGTTCAAAACGGAATTGCTCTCATACAATCTTTAGTATCTGGAGACTGGGGAGCAGCGACTAATATTATGGATAAATTAGGGATGTCTCCAGAGAAGAAAACGGAAATTATATCTTTTGCCCAAGATGTTCACGCTGAAATAAGTAACTTCATAACAAATGTACAATCATTAATCTCAGCAGCATCACCTGTGATTATGGGTATTATTGGTGCCACATGGGACTTTATAAAAGGGATTTTTGAGACGATAGCCCCTTATTTAATGCCTCTTCTAACTGATGTCCTCAATTTTGTGAATGGAATCATAGAACAGATAGCTTCATTTTGGAAAGAAAATGGAGAACAGATTGTACAAGCTGTTCAAAACGCATTTTCTATTATCCAATCTATTATTTCTGTTGTAATGCCAGTGATAACCGCGATTGTAAAATCCGCTTGGGATGCCATTAAGGATATTATCCAAGGCGGCGTCAATATCATTATGGGGATTATCAAATTTTTCGCCTCATTACTGACAGGTGATTTTCGCGGAATGTGGGATGCAGCTAAACAAATCTTTAGCGGAGCGATCCAGTTTATCTGGGGGCTGATCAATCTATCATTTGTGACCAAAATCCTTGGTGCAGCTAAGAGTTTAGCAGTTTCGTTCGGTAGTGCGATAAGAGGTATGTGGACAACAGTTGTTAATTACTTCAAAGAATTTATTAAGCATCCCGTTTCTTTAGTAGTACGTATGGCTACTGATATCGGATCAGCTGCATTAAAAATAACAAAAAAATTAGTTGACCCAATTAAAAATGCATGGGATGGCATCAAAGGTTGGTTAAAAACAATCAAAGATGGTGTTGTGAATATGTTCAAGGGTATTCACATTCCTGTTCCTAAAGTAAGTGTTAATGGGTCGTTAAATCCGATGAACTGGGTTAGTGAAGGGTTACCGTCGTTCAGTATTAAATGGGCAGCGCAAGGCGCGCTTGTTAAACCTGGTATGCCAACCGTAATCGGTGTCGGCGACGCGAAAGGATACGACGAGGCAGTTCTACCTTTGAGAGATAGTACACTTGGACGTATTGGACAAGAAATTGCTCAAACGATGCCACAAACGACTTATAAACAATCTTATGATAGACCAATCGAACTGGTTGTTAATCTTGACAAGCGAGAAATTGCTAGAGAAATCTATACCGATGTACAAAAATTTAGTCAACAACAAGAAGATATACGTAATGCGTTTTAG
- a CDS encoding head-tail connector protein: MITTKENVKKILRIKNDEQDDLIELFIPMVDSFIRRYTGNDFENGYPADYEIIAIRLVGYHLFSTDEDKQDGVKSERLGSHNVTYATDEEQYPKHLLKGLRKRLRTLCDPEE; encoded by the coding sequence ATGATTACTACAAAAGAAAACGTAAAGAAAATCCTTCGTATCAAAAACGATGAGCAAGACGATCTAATTGAATTGTTTATCCCCATGGTAGACTCCTTTATTCGCAGATATACAGGGAATGACTTTGAAAATGGTTATCCAGCAGATTACGAAATTATCGCTATTAGACTGGTAGGATACCACTTATTCTCTACTGACGAGGATAAGCAAGACGGCGTAAAAAGTGAGCGATTAGGTTCACATAACGTGACATATGCCACAGATGAAGAACAATATCCAAAGCACTTGTTAAAAGGGCTTAGAAAGCGACTGAGAACACTATGCGATCCAGAGGAATAA